In a genomic window of Chrysemys picta bellii isolate R12L10 chromosome 23, ASM1138683v2, whole genome shotgun sequence:
- the DHDDS gene encoding dehydrodolichyl diphosphate synthase complex subunit DHDDS isoform X2 yields the protein MSWIKEGELTIIERFCANIIKAGPMPKHVAFIMDGNRRYAQKCHVKRQQGHSEGFDKLAQTLRWCLNLDIREVTVYAFSIENFKRSEEEVDGLMELARQKFSRLLEEQENLKKHGVRIRVLGDLPLLPLDIQELIAQAVLATRNYNKCFLNVCFAYTSRHEISNAVREMAWGVEQGLLEPSDVSESLLDKCLYTNNSPNPDLLIRTSGEVRLSDFLLWQVIKFLVILLSADIPLMLGLSVCAVAGIFLLELV from the exons ATGTCATGGATCAAAGAAGGAGAGTTGACCATCATAGAGAGATTTTGTGCCAACATTATAAAG GCAGGTCCAATGCCCAAGCATGTCGCATTCATCATGGATGGGAATCGCCGTTATGCTCAGAAATGCCACGtgaagaggcagcaggggcaTTCAGAGGGCTTCGACAAACTGGCACAG ACGCTGAGGTGGTGCTTGAATCTGGATATCCGGGAGGTCACGGTCTATGCATTTAGCATTGAGAACTTTAAACGCTCCGAGGAGGAGGTGGATGGGCTGATGGAGCTGGCGAGGCAAAAATTTAGCCGCCTGCTGGAAGAACA GGAGAATTTGAAGAAGCACGGTGTGCGTATCCGTGTCCTTGGGGACCTGCCACTTCTGCCACTGGATATTCAGGAATTGATTGCCCAGGCTGTGCTGGCAACCAGGAACTACAACAA GTGTTTCCTGAATGTCTGCTTTGCATACACGTCAAGACATGAAATCAGCAATGCAGTGAGAGAGATGGCCTGGGGAGTGGAACAAGGACTACTTGAACCTAG cgATGTGTCAGAGTCATTGCTCGATAAATGTCTTTACACCAACAACTCCCCCAACCCAGACCTCCTGATACGAACCTCTGGAGAGGTCCGGCTTAGTGACTTCTTGCTCTGGCAG GTTATTAAATTCTTGGTGATCTTGCTTTCTGCAGACATCCCACTCATGCTTGGTCTTTCAGTCTGTGCTGTGGCCGGAATATTCCTTCTGGAACTTGTGTGA